The genomic region GGAAAATCTCGTGCTGGATTAACTATGGCGATTAACAGGAGAACCCTTTGTCACTCCCCTCAGTATGACCACATTCCGTTTTGGGAAGAAACCCTACCCgtcactctctgctgttcacccggtggcgtgaacataccaaCCCCCTTGCAACACGTTGCAATTGCCTCGCTGGACATGTCTAAGTATGGGGGATGACAGCGGGGCAGAGGGGGAACTTTGTATGCAGATGGAGTAGGCGGCACGATGGGTGATGACCTCTGGATAGAAGTCCGAATGAAAGGCGGGTGCCTTTCGGGTCTTTGCTCTTTGGGTTGAATGTACGCGACTGAGCTGTCGATGTGCAAGAGCGTGTGGTGTTGCTTGCCACATCGATGGCATCCTGCTGCGCTCCTGCTGGAACCATTGGAATGCTCATGAGCTAAACAGTTCGGACAGTATCCGTTGCTCAAGACTACCCGTAATCTGTCGTCAGCTCGTAGTCCTCGAAACTGTCTGCACTGACAACAGCAATTGGAACTGCGTTCTAAATCGGATGGTGCTGATGTCCTTAGTGAAATCTTCGGACTGATGGAGGAGGTGGACTGAGACCTTCTGGATTTACCAGTAACGAATCCACAGAGAACCCATCCGAACATCGTCTCGATCCCCACGAAAGAACCACCAACATTTTTGATGATTCGTTCCCCAAGGGTGGTGAAATTGCGGATCAGCGAGCGGAAGGTCAAGCGCACCCTGCTTAACCTTTTTCGGGACGGTAGTGTTTCAGCTACACTAGGCAGTACAACAGCGACTGCTTGAAACTGTCGCAGCGGTTCGTTTGGAGGAAAAATCTGTAAGCGGCACACTTTGTCGCCGCTACCAGCATCGCATTGCCCAATGCCGCGAATGCTAGTTGATACTTTGCAGCTTTGAGGATTCatcaattcaaacattcttTGGGAAATAAAGTATGCTTCGGATCCTATATCAATCAAAGCGCAGTTTTGAAACTACTTGCCACGATGATGAATGGTTACCCTCGCAGTATCCAGGACGCCCGTCTTGAGAGTGGAGGCGAAGTAACGTTCCACGTTTACATGAGCTCTGCTGGAAGAATCGGAGGGGACAGGATGGGGATTATGCGAGCATCAGGTACTGAGGCCTCTTCCATTTGAGCGGGAAAGTTTTTTCCATAGGTTTTCTATGTTGAAGGACATCAGTGGCCAGAAGTATACGGTGGCGATCAGTTAAGAATCGATTCAGGTCAATCCAGGATGAGACTGCGGTCTTGTTTGGGACGGACTGTTCCACAGCAGAAGGGTGGATTTGGGCGTTATGCTCGTACAGATTGCTATGAGAAGGATATCCGAATTGTCTGTACGAGCCCCGGAACGCTTAAGACCGGTTAAGCAACCTTGAATTGCCGTCTGCAGCTCTCTCAAAGCTTTGCCAGACTCTTGGGATAGAGTTGGGATCTTTAGAagctgcttggcttggctcataatcaacaatcgattattttcgtaccgtgcaGTGAGCTTATCCCACGCGGACTGGAACCCTTCATTAGTCAAGGGTGACCTAGAATCAACTGCTCTGGCTTCACCGCGAGTTTTTCAACTTAAGGGggttttattataaaaaaaatcgatttgtattttttggctttttcggataaatacatatatctagAATACTGtgtaaaaattgaaatctCTAAAACGAAATGGGGATGCCATTGAAAAATTCCCCCCCACTCCCTATTTTCACGGATcgccgaaaaaaaatttgtatacatagAATAAAGTTTTCCCAAAAACTGTGGAAAATTCTATTAtacttttctcaaaaaaaaaattcttactAAAAAGCGCCTTTTCGGCCCATCAAGGTAGAAACCCCTGTTAAGTGgtaacgtttttccacttgaGCTAGGCTTGGATTATGGGGAAAAATCGCGGTAAATAAGTCACGGAATGTAGGCCAAGCCAGGCTGTCTCCGTTGAAAATTTCGACTTTGCACGGGGGGAATGTGTATCTTTGATATGCCGAATCAACTGGGAGCCTGAATGGTGGGGGAGTCATTTCCAGGGACAACTTCTCGATTCGCTTTCCAAATAAATTCCCGCCTCGCACCTATACCATATAACAGTATTCGTCTTTAGTTTTTAGCCGTCAAGGCCTTATGGCATCGTGAGAACTCCGCCTGGGCGTTTGCCCAAAGTGATTTCAGCTGATCTAAGTGCATTTTGACGAAGACGAGTGGCACATTCTCAGTTAAGGCCTCGCACACGGCATAAAAGTCGGAAAGAGCCATCAAAGATTTTTCTCTGAACTGTTACGAATCGAATGGGAACGAAAAACTTGGTAGAATTGGAGCTCTCTAGAACTCCTCTCTAGTGGACTGTATAATTCGAGGATAGATAACACAAATAAAATCATTGGGACTTATAGTTTTCCGCGCACTTTTGTAATTGCGCAATGTGGAAATATGTtgatttataaaaacaaaaaactatgaatttattttcacTAAACGGACGAGGTCAATTTCATGGATCTGTAAGgcacaaataaaaaatgcacCGACACACAAGACAAATAATCATTTcgcatatataaaaatattatttttctttagaaatTATTTTGTGAATTAAAAGCTGAATAATTTAAGTATTTTTCGACACAGTAGAAAAAATCACTATGGAAAAAATGGATAGTCGTGACTGAGTCACTGATAGGACttgagtgtcagcactgatcggGAGTCAGCTGTTCTGCCGTTGTTTATGCTTGtgaattgtttttattaaatagGATAAGAAATATCACCCTTTTCTGTTTAAATTAAGTAGGTTCAAAATCATTCAAACTGCGGAAAGCCAATCGGAGTGGCCGCAATTAACTTTATACGCGACACCAAAAATCAATTATGTaggtttatttatatacatacatacatccatatgtatgtgtaaatgtgtgtatgtacaatTAGACCCCGATTATCCAGGACGGTCGGGACCAGAGCCATCACGGAAAATCGAAAAACCTGGTAAATCGAGATCATAATATCCACGTATTTCGTACTTGAAATTTTATAGGTacactcatacatacatatgtatgcttAAGTCACGCATACTGATTGCTAACTACATAGATACCTATGTATGTTTGgaagaaaatttatttgatttatttgaacTCGtgtcgtcgtgctgatcaagaataacatactttatagggtcggagatgcttccttctatgcgttgcacacttttgaccaaaattaatataccctttttgcaagggtataaaaaaaattgtttgtaagATAGCAGATAAAAGACCTGCTGAAACACATGAACGCACATTTAAAGATCCAACAATCGATGAAGTGGCAATGTTTATTGTTGGTGACGTTCATATGATGCGTTTCAATACCCGCTGATGTTCTGGCAAGGTGACGATGAATATAactttaatatcaaaataaaaaatttattgaatggTAAGATCAATGCCGTTAACGTATTAGGTGTTCTAAAATACGATTTTTACCAATTTGTTTTAGGTTAGGAAATTACCAAGAAGGTTAGGTCGATGAATTACTACGCATATCGTTCTGGCTGATTCGtaaaaattattacaattattacttcaacaATATTGCGTTGACATGTCGAAACAATACGTAGCACCTTAATTTTATTCGGTTGAATCAAGCTAAATTGCGTTTTGGGCGTATATTCAATGTTGGTCGAATGAATATTTTACCGGCGAAATACACAGGTTGGCTCGTTAGTCATAATGCTTAGAAAtttaaaccaaccaaaactgtGCAGTGGAAAGCGTTtgttgataaaaaaaattgatgaTCAATGTGTAGTAGCAAGGtttattctttatttattatattttatatcacaggcttattatttattttatttgttttacagGTTTTATTTTAACGTCTGTCCTCCTTATTGAATGAATCTCTCTCTCCgttcgtctgtctgtctctcttctCATTGTTCAGTGTTAATCAACGTGCATACTGCTCTGCCACAACAGTGTTGGCAATTTCAGCATATCTTTCGGTGTTCGTTATAGTTTAAACTAATTATCCTACTACAACTCGGTCATCCTGACAGTTGGATCTCCTGATCCTATTTTGCTAATTACATTATAACATTTGTAAACCCtgactatatatatacaattgaTATGATACATTTGAATTTTATACATAAAAGTAGATTTTGTGTAATACAATAGTTATTATTTTCTACTATTTGGCCTATTTTTCCCTAACATGAGACATTTTCTGCGAACTCCAAACAATTTGATAGTTGTATCAACCACGTATTTCAGCAATTAGAAATGTCAAATTATTTCGATTTTAACAAATTAACTATTACTTTTCCAATGTTTTTCAGCTTCAGCTTCAATCCCTCGTCGTGAGCGCAGGCTTCATTTTCCGGGGCTTGAGACGTTTGTCTGGATGTGCTCGTGTCCTGACCACCATCGGTTGTCGTTGCAGCTTCATGGGTACCTGTAActggaattttttttaagtgaCTCACATCTCTGGTTAGCGTTTTCCCTCCTCCTTTCACTTGAACTATATTCCCTTTTCTATTGATTACCACGTACTCGGTTTTATCAAACGTGGGTGTCAGCACAATTTTGTCTCCGGGTTGGATATCCGATGCTGTGGCGCCTCTTCCCTGTCTGCTTTCTCTTTTCCTTTCTGTTTGTTCCAGCAATCCAAGTCTCTTTCCGAGGATTCACCGACTTCACCCACAAAGTCTCGAACATCCGGTATCTTGTCTCTAATGATCCGGTTAAACATCAATTCCGAAGGAGCTGCTCCTGTGGTTCCATGTGGTGTTACGGTGTACATCATGACAAAGTTTTGGAACTCTCGTTTATAATCTTTCCCTTTCGACCATCATGAGCCAGTTCGAGCACTTGCGATTGTAGTATTGTTGGTATAGCTATTTTCGTTCCGCGTAAGTGTACATTTCCAACTTTCGATAACTCCCATCGGAACGGATAATATGGACTGGATGAGTTCGCCTCCCATGAGTTGGTGCTAAGATAGGTCATTGCATCAATTATTTCTTCGTAATGCATACTTTTTCCCATGATTTCCGATATGTCTAGAGACTTTGGTACTCCTTTGGCTACAATTTGAAAGTTATTCTGCTCATCCTGCCAGTCGAAAGCTACCGCTTCTGTAAGTTGACAAAGACGCGACACGGAATCTGCGCGGTTTTCCTTTCCTGCTTTATAGATGACTCGGAATCGGTGGGACTGTAGGCGCAGTAACCAACGTTCGATATGTGCCGGTGGTTTCGAAGATAGTCCTAGTCCTGCTAGGTAGTAGTAAAACTTCTCCACTGCTCATACCAGTGCCCAGCTTTCTTTCTCCGTTTGCGAATATCTCTTTTCAACATAAGTTAGGCTTTTACTGGCGAACGATACGATACGATGGTCGTTGTGATCATCAATCTGTACCAGAACAGTTCCCATTGCCACTGGACTTGCAACGGCTATAAGACATGTACGGAGATTTTTATTGAAGTATGACAGCTTTGTCACCTCGACGACTTGTTTCTTTAACGGCTTGCTGTTCTTTGTTGGtccaatcaaatttggtattcgCCTTTATCAATCTTCTCAGTGGCTCCGTCGTGTTGGCGAGATCGGGTATAAATTTCCCCACGTATGTTACGAGGCCTAGGAAACTCCTTGTCTTCTCCTTAGTTTTTGGAGCACGGAAGTCTGTGATCACTCTAACTTTCTCCGGATCCGCTTCGATATCATGGTCCGATAGAATATGGCCAAGAAActtgagttttgttgttttgtacACACATTTTTGCTTATTCAAAACAACTTTGTGGGTATCAAAAATTTCCAGAACCGCAGTTAGCGCCTTGTCGtgtttttcttcgtttttgcCGAAGACGATGACATAGTCAATATAGTTCAGAGCATTGCTAACAATTCCTCCAGCCGCCTCTGGAAAATTTCTGGAGCCGAGTTAACTCCGAAAAACAGTCTTTTATATCGAAATAGTCCCTTGTGTGTAATAAATGTGGTAATCTGCCGACTTGACTCATCGAGCTCCAATTGGTGATAAGCATTTTTCAAATCCAGTCTGGAAAAACATCTCGCCTCCCGTAGTTTGGTCATGAACATGTCGAATGTTGGCAGTGGGTAGTTTTCCCTCGTGATGGCCAAATTCGCCCTTTGCATGTCCAGACATAGCCTTATCTCGCCGCTTCCTTTATACGCAATTACAACAGGTGAAATTCATGAACTCGGTCCATAGACTGGCTCTATAATGTCTTGCTGCACAGCCTGGCTTATCCTTTCTGCAATTTGGTCTTCTAAAGCAATTCGGAAAATGTGCGCACGAATCCACTCTATTTACGCCTAAACCAAATTTTAGGACGTTGAGCTGTACAGCTGTGTCCCATCCTAGTAACGATTTTCTACCATTTTCAATTACATAGAATGTAGCAATCATCTCTGGTCTTTCCTGAATTCTTATCGGAGCTTCAAAAACGATAGTCACCCTCAACACGTCATCCGAAGCATAGGCTCGAAACTGGGTAGACAAGTTGGTACGAACATTGAACACTGTCGCATGTACACAATTCAGTTGCAGCCAATCGACACGGCTTATCAGGTTGTACCGTGATACGGAGTCAATTATCATTTGCAGCTGGGATTCCCCAACTAGACATGATACGGTTTCTTCTCCTTCTGGTTCACCAGTTATTTTTAAACAGTTCGACCAACTGTTGTCGCTGTGACACTTAGTCTCCTTCTCATCGATGGCGCTCACCTGGGACTGTGAGGTTCGTGGTCGCTTCCGTTGATTATCATATGGTGTTCCAAAACGTCTCTTCAATGTGGTCTTACACATCCCAGCATACTGTCCGAACCGGGAACATTTATTACATATTGAGTTTCTTGCCGTGCACGCCATACTGCGTTTATCATGGTCTGCTGCTCCACACCGGCCACACGCATCATTCGTCctgtcatttctttttgtttggaCGCCAATTTTCTTCACAATATCGGCATCCGACGGAATCACCATTGCCTCTGACTGCTGATTCACTTGCTCTTCAACTGTGCACGTATTTATTATCTCCTCCAGCTTGAGCTCCGCTTCTAATAGCTTCTTTTTTAACGCAGTCTTAGCCCAGGCATCAATGATTTTATCAGCGATGCAGATTTCTTCTATTTCGATCTTGGTGGCTCCAAAAGAGCATTTACTGGCTTGTTGTCTTAGACGCAGCAAGAACTCGGCGAAGCACACACCTTGGCACCATGCTGCGAAACATGTGCCTTTCGAATACGGCGTTACGTTGcggtgaaaaatatttatttaatttatccACCAGTGGAGTAAATACATTATTTTCCTTTGTCGCATCGTATGGCACTAACGCGCCTGGAAAACTGTCCACCACTTCTTGTAGCTGTGGTCCGCCGAGATGCAGTAATTTGTTCCGCTTCTTAATTACGGATGAAATTTCTTCTGTGTTCACATAGATATTGAATGACCGAAGCCATTTCTCCCACTCGTTGCGCCACAACGATTTTTCTATGTTGGCGCACagaaatgttttaatttcagcCATCCTGCTGATTTGTTTTAGCTTACACtttatttcatgctcagcctCTGATTCTTTTCAGGGGGGTCTCCACAATAGGGGTTGCGTGAAACCTTGAATCCTTCGACGTCTTTAAGCAAAAatctataattttttaatacctTTTCAACTACGTAAGGTCCTGCGCTTTTTTCTGGTTTTCTATTACTTCTTTACGAATCTTTTTTAAACTTTCCGGTTTCTCAAGACATTggatttcttttaatttttctctTAACTGATCAATAACTTCACCCTTCTGTTCTACTCCAAACAGCATCTTACTTGGCTGTTGCTTAATACTTCTATGCAATgtattattaaaagaaaattctacTGTTTCAATTACAGAGTCCCAATGCAAACCTCTCTCTGGTCCTACAAGTTTCGCAATCATTGGACCTATGCTTCTATTCAATCGTTCAACTTGACCGTTTCCTTGAGGAGAGCCCGTAGCTATCTTCAAGTGTTTTATGTTGCATTCAGTCATAAATTGTTCAAACTCACTAGACGTAAAACAGCTCCCCCTATCTGACACAATACACTTAGGTCGGCTATACGCCCTAAAAAAATCTCTTAACGCTTTCACTACTTCTTTCGTGCTTGTGGACTTTGTTGTATACAATCTAACGAACTTAGTGAATCCGTCCACTACAACGAATATGTGTTTGTTTGCTCTCCTTGCTGCTACTAGTCCGTAATGATCTATATGTATTGGCTCAAATGGCTTATCTCCTTTTGGAATGCTATGCAATAGTCCTTCTATTTTTCCTGATTTGGGAGAAAAAGCTAcatattttaaacaattttcgaTGTGACTAATGCATTTATCCTTAATGTTTTTGAACCgataactttttgaaatcgtATCTATCTATCCCTGCCGATATGCCCaagttcattataatatttgtTCAAAACCTGATTCATCATATCTTCAGGAACATAAAACAATAACCTGCCATCTCTTGATTTTCTAAACACCACACCGTTTCGCATTTGGAACATTTTATCTTCTGTTTTCTCTAAATGATTTctaattttcttaatttccGAATCTTTAGCTTGACATATAATTAGGTTTTCCTTGAAACTATTAGATTCCACAACCATAACTCCAATACATCTACTTAATGCATCCACATGCTGCATTTTCTTTCCTGCTCTATGACTTAATTCATAGTCGTAATTCTGCAACTCTAACGCCCATCTAGCAATTATAGGATTTAGCTCAACTCTATTTAATGTGAGAGTCAGCGAATTACAGtctgttatttttttaaaccttGTGCCTTGCAAATAAATTCTAAATCTGCGAAGCGCATAAATAATTGCTAAAGTTTCTAATTCGATCGacgagacaaaaaaaataccgGGTGCAATTTACTGTCGACTTTCTTTTGCATTAGAACAGCCTCGAAACCAAGTGCACTTGCATCAAAATGCAACTCTGTCTCATgcttataattaaaaattgctAATACTGGCGCTTGCACTAACTTCTCTTTAAGAGTTAAAAAACACTAGCTCTGCCTTTAATAAACTTTGCACTGTCTGCACCTTTTCTGGCGTTGGGAAATTCTTAACTGCTTCTATTCCACTATCGTCAGCTTTAAAACCttcacttgaaatattgaatccTAAATATTTACCTTAACTGTAAGTTATTTTGTACCAATCTTGCAAAAACttctttttaaacttttagaTGCTCCTCCATATCTAGAATTGCTTTCATAATATCATCCATATAGACAATAaccttattttattttaacaaatcagaaaaaattttatttgcaaatcGTTGGAAAACAGCTGGtgcagtttttaattttttcatcattttttttttaaatgacgTACATTTCACCTAATCCTCGTTCATAAAGACATGAAAGTtcccatttttatacccttgcagagggtattataaaattggtcagatgtttgtaactcacagaaggagacggttccgaccccataaaatatatatatattatatatattctacgtctttcgtcatcaacagagtacatgcatacacacacagacgagCCGCTACaaaaactgtatgtgtatgcgtgcgttgctttgctttgggaatgagtgaaaaagaacaaattgtaaaatagagagtaaaattgttttgtttgtatattgatgaattgagttgcagaaaacaaacatgtaaaattattattaccaaggactgcaagggtatataaacttcggaatagccgatgttagcttctttgatatttcaaATCTATTTTcgtaaaaactgttttatgTAATTATCTTTcaatgtaatttaattttattcagAAGATATTCTTTCTCCTCCTATGACAGTCTCCGAGGTGAACAACTGAACGGTTTGGACTTCTCTAGACAAATCTTTAATACGCTCCATTGGGACTTGTGGAATCTTAGCATCAACATAATTCTCtctaaatattttcaaaagcCGACTTTTCGTACTAAAATCTATTTCGTCTCCACACGTACATTCTATTTCTTCTTCGCCTTCTACGTCTATATTCATCATGTCATGTCATGTAACAATCTCTTCATCAGTACTTAACTATCGATTCATAGCAATTTCTTTACATTACTTTCGCTCTTTAGCACTATCTTCAACAGGACATAACGATCGACTTCTATCTACTTTACAAGTATCGTTTGACATTTCTTCGTTTACCAGACTCAATTTCACAATCCCGTCCTAGGCACTTAAATCTATACGCAAGCCACAGACTTTCAAAAAATTTCGCCCCAATGTTGCATCGTGACTCATAGACTCTTCAGCAACCACAATTaactaaaaattaattttttctttattaattATGAAACAGAAAATCTTGCCATGTATATTCAATGAACTTTTATTTACTCCAAAATATGACTTCAAAACATGATGTAGGCAAATTCCAGCCGGCACCCttgattttttaattattgtttTACTGCTTCCTGAGTCTATGAGACATTCTGCGAGTATATTTAAATTAGTATAACCCTTTAAATAAATCTTAACATATCTTACATAGTCATCATCCTCTCCTCGGCGAACTTTTCTCTTTGGACATTGGGCAATAAAGTGACCATCAACGCTACATCCATAGCACGAACCGGGTGGTCTCTTCGGTTTACCGCAATCCTTGGCAATATGTCCTCGTGCATTGTAACAGCGCCAGTCCTTTCCATCAGCGCTCTTCTTAATGATTGGTGGTTTCACCCAATCAGCTGCTGATTTCACATTCGGCAACTGGATATTGGAAAACGCCTTAAGCAACTCCATCGGATCTGTTAAATATCGTATGCGGGCCTGATCGCGCAAAATATCCGACGGGATGCCTTCAATCAGATGCCCCAACAGCTCCTCTGTAtccaaatttatattttgtgcCGAAGTTATCTTCGCTTCGAAATAAGTGGCAAACTTTTCCAGGCGTTGCCACTTCCGCTGTTCAAAATTTCGTCGCAAGGTTGCCTTCGAACTTGTTTGACCAAACGCCAAAATTAAATGTTCGCACAGCTGCTCGAACAGTTCGATCAAACGTGTTGGGTTCGCTTCAATCCAACGTTTTGCGGCACCCTTTAGTTTTGCCACAAACAACATGCGCACACACTCTCGTTCAACTCGAAAACTTGCGCAATGCTCTTTAACTGTCTGATCCACTTGCATGCACAGTCTTGTCCATCAAAGTCAACAGCAATTTCTTTCGCTAGCGCAAACGACCCCTTTTGTTGCTCATCATATGTCTGCACGCATCTGTTTTCGCTGTCGGCAATGTCTGGGCTTCTGGCGCCTAATGCGGCAGGGCCGTCGTGTCGCGCTTGTGCCTGAAGACGCTCGCGGTTGGCCTTGACTTCTGCTTCCAACTTTCTTATTATGTTGAGCATTCCCTTAAAATTTTCGGAATTTGTCGCTGCGGCGTCACCTCGCTCGTCtggcaaaatttgttgctgcaAAGCTGGGTCTTCGCTGTTACTGTTGTTGTCAGCTAGATCTGCGTTTTGATTGGATTGATTTGCCCTTTAGATTCTGGGCCACTATCATCAGTTACCGCCGGTGCACAGCCTCGGCCCATTAATGGGACCTGGTTAAGTCGCGCCACTAATTCAGCTTTGCTGCCAATTGTCGGCAGTCCCAAGACGGCTAATTGCATCATGCGAAAACTTTTGAATCGAACCACTTCTGAGTTTGTAGTAGCAAggtttatctttatttattatattttatatcacaggcttattatttattttatttgttttacagGTTTTACTTTAAAGTCTGTCGTCCTTGATCGTAGCCTATCGAATGAATCTCTCTCCGttcgtctgtctgtctttctTCTCATTGTTCGGTGTTAATCAACGTGCATACTGCTTTGCCACAACAGTGTTGGCAATTTTAGCATATCTTTCGGTGTTCGTTATAgtttaaactaaagaaaaatttaaagatgaTAGAGATGAAAGATGAAgagataaaaatttaaaatcttattCCAAGGATCCCAACGGATATGCCCTctgactttaaacaaatttaatttcctaTTCGTCTTGCCTTCGCCATGACGATCAACAAATCACAGGACCAATCCTTGACTATTTGTGGCCTTAATCTaaaaaattcatgttttcaccaaaaaacaaagaatgtTGTTTACCACAATTTCGAAAATTTCGTTTaacttttcaaatataaataaaaaaaaatttgttttttcatcttttaatCCCCAAACAAAATGTTAAGAACGAAGCCGTCAGGTGGCGAAACGAAGTTAGCCGTGTTTGCTagtaaagtatatatattcttgatcagaacgacgagacgagtttgAATGGCCAcgaccgtccgtccgtctggatcagcgcaatCTTCTCCTAGACTGTAAAAGCTAAAGACCTGAAAaatttgcatgtaggcttgtatatactgcacaggttgtatatcagggattcagccggatgggacaactatatcatatagctccatacaaacgac from Drosophila willistoni isolate 14030-0811.24 unplaced genomic scaffold, UCI_dwil_1.1 Seg169, whole genome shotgun sequence harbors:
- the LOC124460946 gene encoding uncharacterized protein LOC124460946 yields the protein MTGRMMRVAGVEQQTMINAYAGMCKTTLKRRFGTPYDNQRKRPRTSQSQVSAIDEKETKCHSDNSWSNCLKITGEPEGEETVSCLVGESQLQMIIDSVSRNFPEAAGGIVSNALNYIDYVIVFGKNEEKHDKALTAVLEIFDTHKVVLNKQKCVYKTTKLKFLGHILSDHDIEADPEKVRVITDFRAPKTKEKTRSFLGLVTYVGKFIPDLANTTEPLRRLIKANTKFDWTNKEQQAVKETTVASPVAMGTVLVQIDDHNDHRIVSFASKSLTYVEKRYSQTEKESWALSHRFRVIYKAGKENRADSVSRLCQLTEAVAFDWQDEQNNFQIVAKGVPKSLDISEIMGKRAAPSELMFNRIIRDKIPDVRDFVGEVGESSERDLDCWNKQKGKEKADREEAPQHRISNPETKLC